In Variovorax paradoxus, a single genomic region encodes these proteins:
- a CDS encoding LysE family translocator has product MFPQDVLLAYIAACLVVVMAPGPDNILAISRGLSQGKAAAALSSVGAGLGIMFHTAAAALGLSLVIQASPVAFWAVKAVGGLYLLWLGYKALSSRNLVSFEPGAHQPLRKVFLTGLLSNVLNPKPGLFVLAFLPQFVSAARGPVALQMLVYGAIFAVLTALIFTVLGCFAFRLSSWLRRHPRVGTGLNVGAGLTFIAAGLSVLALRQRT; this is encoded by the coding sequence ATGTTCCCCCAAGACGTTCTGCTCGCCTACATCGCGGCCTGCCTGGTGGTCGTGATGGCCCCCGGACCCGACAACATCCTGGCCATCAGCCGCGGCCTGAGCCAGGGCAAGGCGGCGGCAGCGCTGTCTTCCGTCGGCGCGGGGCTGGGCATCATGTTCCACACCGCGGCGGCGGCGCTGGGCCTGTCGCTGGTGATCCAGGCATCGCCCGTGGCGTTCTGGGCCGTGAAGGCGGTCGGCGGGCTGTATCTGCTGTGGCTGGGCTACAAGGCGCTGTCGTCGCGCAACCTGGTGTCGTTCGAGCCGGGTGCCCACCAGCCGCTGCGCAAGGTGTTCCTCACGGGGCTGCTGTCGAACGTGCTGAACCCGAAGCCGGGGCTGTTCGTGCTGGCCTTCCTGCCGCAGTTCGTGAGCGCGGCTCGCGGGCCGGTGGCGCTGCAGATGCTGGTGTACGGCGCGATCTTCGCGGTGCTGACCGCGCTGATCTTCACCGTGCTGGGCTGCTTCGCGTTCCGGCTGTCGTCGTGGCTGCGGCGGCATCCGCGCGTGGGCACCGGCCTGAACGTGGGGGCCGGCCTCACTTTCATCGCGGCGGGGCTGTCGGTGCTCGCGTTGCGACAGCGGACCTGA
- a CDS encoding lysophospholipase has protein sequence MTAQKIPSLLVLHRRAAACALAASALLLGACTAPTEAQRQATASTPPPTDCTAWVGTDRNAMMGGYLLGQGPKGSGAKECVPVLMTANRPPPGYAGGDYYVSEFTDDKLKARWRACKEDPVCFKRIDAQMQRWLPPNKERATRSTGVVDPSGKIDPDGNVDLKQIRRPAFFAKAPYREGIAEADARTWIVEFTAPHDAFERIDLKMTGDIKLRGWYIEGAGIDDGKGKKVRALAIMAPGGGGQLTAIQHPDEVAYRIDEKTGKTVPINFPNATTETMGQRWWRENLYALNQAGFDVLAYDRRGEGLSGGFSDTNTLEQGEDVFRALAALEGGRGLRLLAPSGELFEGENARGRLLAGMKANEIPLVLGGYSRGSMSTAWAMTKNYVAECTFDMPQPNCTPPKGLKNIHGTILLSSFASGAGYVGDSPDLADRNLFLGGMAADHHIVFYPNSSTLAGMDRWPAAFFGKGLWDRAETLEGTVAAYNRIRGLKEIVLARGPHSIETWPASDRDYLRERMVLFAKTVIIGARTIPGARPWKDFKSLVATTPDSWEPSSRPKAP, from the coding sequence ATGACTGCACAGAAGATTCCGAGCCTCCTTGTCCTGCATCGCCGCGCCGCGGCCTGCGCCCTCGCCGCCTCGGCCCTGCTGCTGGGCGCCTGCACCGCCCCCACCGAGGCCCAGCGGCAGGCCACCGCCAGCACCCCGCCGCCCACCGACTGCACCGCCTGGGTCGGCACCGACCGCAACGCCATGATGGGCGGCTACCTGCTGGGGCAAGGCCCCAAGGGCTCCGGCGCCAAGGAATGCGTGCCCGTGCTCATGACGGCCAACCGCCCGCCGCCCGGCTATGCGGGCGGCGACTACTACGTCAGCGAATTCACCGACGACAAGCTCAAGGCCCGCTGGCGCGCCTGCAAGGAAGACCCCGTGTGCTTCAAGCGCATCGACGCGCAGATGCAGCGCTGGCTGCCGCCCAACAAGGAGCGCGCCACGCGCTCGACCGGCGTGGTCGACCCGTCGGGCAAGATCGATCCGGACGGCAATGTCGACCTGAAGCAGATCCGCCGGCCCGCCTTCTTCGCCAAGGCGCCGTACCGCGAAGGCATCGCCGAGGCCGACGCCCGCACCTGGATCGTGGAGTTCACCGCGCCGCACGACGCCTTCGAGCGCATCGACCTGAAGATGACCGGCGACATCAAGCTGCGCGGCTGGTACATCGAGGGCGCCGGCATCGACGACGGCAAGGGCAAGAAGGTCCGCGCCCTGGCCATCATGGCGCCGGGCGGCGGCGGGCAGCTCACGGCCATCCAGCATCCGGACGAGGTGGCCTACCGCATCGACGAGAAGACCGGCAAGACTGTTCCCATCAACTTTCCCAACGCGACCACCGAGACCATGGGCCAGCGCTGGTGGCGCGAGAACCTGTATGCGCTGAACCAGGCGGGCTTCGACGTGCTGGCCTACGACCGGCGCGGCGAAGGCCTGTCGGGCGGCTTCAGCGACACCAACACGCTGGAGCAAGGCGAGGACGTGTTCCGCGCGCTGGCGGCGCTGGAGGGCGGACGCGGCCTGCGCCTGCTCGCGCCATCGGGCGAACTGTTCGAGGGCGAGAACGCGCGCGGCCGGCTGCTGGCGGGCATGAAGGCCAACGAGATTCCGCTGGTGCTCGGCGGCTACTCGCGCGGCTCGATGTCGACCGCCTGGGCCATGACCAAGAACTACGTGGCCGAATGCACCTTCGACATGCCCCAGCCCAACTGCACGCCGCCCAAGGGCCTGAAGAACATCCACGGCACCATCCTGCTGTCGTCGTTTGCCAGCGGCGCGGGCTACGTGGGCGACTCGCCCGACCTTGCCGACCGCAACCTGTTCCTGGGCGGCATGGCGGCGGACCACCACATCGTTTTCTATCCGAACTCGTCCACGCTGGCGGGCATGGACCGCTGGCCCGCCGCCTTCTTCGGCAAGGGCCTGTGGGACCGCGCCGAGACGCTCGAGGGCACCGTGGCGGCCTACAACCGCATCCGCGGCCTGAAGGAGATCGTGCTGGCGCGCGGGCCGCATTCCATCGAGACCTGGCCCGCGTCCGACCGCGACTACCTGCGCGAGCGCATGGTGCTGTTCGCGAAGACGGTGATCATCGGCGCGCGCACCATTCCGGGCGCGCGGCCGTGGAAGGACTTCAAGTCGCTGGTGGCGACCACGCCCGATTCGTGGGAACCCTCGTCGCGGCCCAAGGCCCCCTGA
- a CDS encoding GDSL-type esterase/lipase family protein, with protein sequence MTTNDKHARTATPVTPELLRGALEFERTARGLLPHRLPAWARAQCNDPQLAMAESQPSGVRLAFRTEATDIELDVLPTRYVYAGIPPRPQGVYDLLVDGRLARQASATGGDVVTIDMAAGTASKQQGPAGTLRFGGLPGGAKRIEIWLPHNETTELVALRANAPVEPLAGDARKVWLHHGSSISHGSNAGSPTAIWPAVAASLGALELVNLGFGGSALLDPFTARVMRDTPADVISLKIGINLVNTDLMRARAFTPAVHGFLDTIREGHPHTPLLVVSPIYCPIHEDTPGPGAFDPSALAEGKVMFKATGDAAERSAGKLTLTYIRQELQRIVGQRAAQDPNLHYIDGLALYGPEDFAELPLPDRLHPDAPSHRRIGERFARLAFGPASPTGRTIGT encoded by the coding sequence ATGACGACGAACGACAAGCACGCGCGGACTGCCACGCCCGTGACCCCTGAACTGCTGCGCGGCGCCCTGGAATTCGAGCGCACCGCGCGCGGCCTGCTGCCGCACCGCCTGCCCGCATGGGCACGCGCCCAATGCAACGACCCGCAACTGGCCATGGCCGAGTCGCAGCCCTCGGGCGTGCGGCTGGCGTTTCGCACCGAGGCCACGGACATCGAACTCGACGTGCTCCCGACCCGCTACGTGTACGCCGGCATTCCGCCCCGGCCGCAGGGCGTGTACGACCTGCTGGTCGACGGCCGCCTCGCACGGCAGGCCAGCGCGACCGGCGGCGATGTCGTCACCATCGACATGGCGGCCGGCACGGCGTCGAAGCAGCAAGGCCCGGCGGGCACGCTGCGGTTCGGCGGTCTGCCCGGCGGCGCCAAGCGCATCGAGATCTGGCTGCCCCACAACGAGACCACCGAACTGGTGGCGCTGCGTGCCAACGCGCCGGTCGAGCCCCTCGCGGGGGATGCGCGCAAGGTCTGGCTGCACCACGGCAGCTCGATCAGCCATGGCTCCAATGCGGGCAGCCCCACGGCCATCTGGCCTGCGGTGGCGGCGTCGCTCGGCGCGCTGGAGTTGGTCAACCTGGGCTTCGGCGGCAGTGCGCTGCTCGACCCGTTCACCGCGCGCGTGATGCGCGACACCCCTGCCGACGTGATCAGCCTGAAGATCGGCATCAACCTGGTCAACACCGACCTGATGCGCGCGCGGGCCTTCACGCCAGCGGTGCACGGCTTTCTCGACACCATCCGCGAAGGGCATCCGCACACGCCGCTGCTGGTGGTTTCGCCCATCTACTGCCCGATCCACGAGGACACGCCCGGCCCCGGCGCATTCGACCCGAGCGCCCTGGCGGAGGGCAAGGTGATGTTCAAGGCAACCGGCGACGCAGCCGAGCGCAGCGCCGGCAAACTGACGCTGACCTACATCCGCCAGGAACTGCAACGCATCGTGGGGCAACGCGCGGCGCAGGATCCGAACCTGCACTACATCGACGGGCTGGCCCTGTACGGCCCCGAAGACTTCGCGGAACTGCCGCTGCCGGACCGCCTTCACCCCGACGCGCCCTCGCACCGGCGCATCGGCGAACGCTTCGCCAGGCTCGCGTTTGGCCCCGCAAGCCCGACCGGACGGACAATCGGCACCTAG
- the glgB gene encoding 1,4-alpha-glucan branching protein GlgB, with translation MPVPLNHSLPGERDAYLFHEGTHARLYDLLGCHPQPGGGARFAVWAPNAESVSVVGDWNYWSGDADPLAPSPDHTGIWLGHVPNAGLGQAYKYRIRSRHGGFTVDKADPVAFSAEHPPATGSRICELAYEWGDDEWMATRGMHNSLEAPMSVYEVHLGSWRRHDGQFLGYREIAHELAAYVKKMGFTHVELMPVTEHPFYGSWGYQTTGYFAPTARYGSPQDFMYLVDHLHQQGIGVLLDWVPSHFPTDEHGLAFFDGTHLYEHADPRQGFHPEWNSSIFNYGRPEVRSFLVSSGLFWLDLYHLDGLRVDAVASMLYLDYARKHGEWIPNRHGGRENLEAIDFLQTLNRAVYREFPDTLTVAEESTAWPRVSRPTDMDGLGFGEKWNMGWMHDTLAYMKEDPVNRKYHHHKLTFSLVYAFHENFVLPLSHDEVVHGKGSLINKMPGDSWQQFANLRALFGYMWAHPGKKLLFMGGEFGQRREWTHDGELEWWVTQQQGHGGLQRLVAQLNRVYRESPALHQLDFSAAGFEWITADDAERSVFAFLRKASDGSPPLLVVCNMTPVPRTNYLLGVPPGEGGGFWRELINTDAAEFGGAGWGNLGGVEAAPVRSHGRMQSVCLTLPPLSTLILEQRPSP, from the coding sequence ATGCCGGTGCCTTTGAACCATTCACTCCCTGGCGAGCGAGACGCCTACCTTTTTCACGAAGGAACCCACGCGCGGCTCTACGACCTGCTGGGTTGCCATCCGCAGCCAGGAGGCGGCGCCCGCTTCGCCGTATGGGCGCCGAACGCCGAGTCGGTCTCGGTGGTGGGTGACTGGAACTACTGGTCCGGCGACGCCGATCCGCTCGCGCCCAGCCCCGACCACACCGGCATCTGGCTGGGCCACGTACCCAACGCGGGGCTCGGGCAGGCCTACAAGTACCGCATCCGCTCGCGCCACGGCGGCTTCACCGTCGACAAGGCCGACCCGGTGGCCTTCAGCGCCGAGCATCCGCCGGCCACCGGCTCGCGCATCTGCGAACTCGCCTACGAATGGGGCGACGACGAATGGATGGCGACGCGCGGCATGCACAACTCGCTCGAGGCGCCGATGTCGGTCTACGAGGTGCACCTGGGCTCCTGGCGCCGGCATGACGGGCAGTTCCTGGGCTACCGCGAGATCGCGCACGAACTGGCCGCGTACGTGAAGAAGATGGGCTTCACGCATGTGGAGCTGATGCCGGTGACAGAGCATCCGTTCTACGGCTCGTGGGGCTATCAGACCACCGGCTACTTCGCGCCCACCGCGCGCTACGGCTCGCCGCAGGACTTCATGTACCTGGTCGATCACCTGCACCAGCAGGGCATCGGCGTGCTGCTCGACTGGGTGCCTTCGCACTTTCCGACCGACGAGCACGGCCTTGCGTTCTTCGACGGCACGCACCTGTACGAGCATGCCGATCCGCGCCAGGGCTTTCATCCGGAGTGGAACTCCAGCATCTTCAATTACGGCCGGCCCGAAGTGCGCAGCTTCCTGGTGTCGTCGGGGCTGTTCTGGCTCGACCTGTACCACCTGGACGGGCTGCGGGTGGACGCCGTGGCCTCCATGCTCTATCTCGACTACGCGCGCAAGCACGGCGAGTGGATTCCCAACCGCCACGGCGGCCGCGAGAACCTGGAGGCCATCGATTTCCTGCAGACGCTGAACCGCGCCGTCTACCGCGAGTTTCCGGACACGCTCACCGTGGCCGAGGAGTCGACCGCGTGGCCGCGCGTCTCGCGCCCCACCGACATGGACGGCCTGGGCTTCGGCGAGAAATGGAACATGGGCTGGATGCACGACACGCTGGCCTACATGAAGGAAGACCCGGTCAATCGCAAGTACCACCACCACAAGCTGACCTTTTCGCTGGTGTATGCCTTCCACGAGAACTTCGTGCTGCCGCTCTCGCACGACGAGGTGGTGCACGGCAAGGGCTCGCTCATCAACAAGATGCCCGGCGACAGCTGGCAGCAGTTCGCCAACCTGCGCGCGCTGTTCGGCTACATGTGGGCGCACCCGGGCAAGAAGTTGCTCTTCATGGGCGGCGAGTTCGGCCAGCGCCGCGAATGGACGCACGACGGCGAGCTCGAATGGTGGGTCACGCAGCAGCAGGGTCACGGCGGCCTGCAGCGGCTGGTGGCGCAGCTCAACCGCGTGTACCGCGAGTCGCCCGCGCTGCACCAGCTCGACTTCTCGGCGGCCGGCTTCGAATGGATCACCGCCGACGACGCCGAGCGCAGCGTGTTCGCTTTCCTGCGCAAGGCGAGCGACGGCAGCCCGCCGCTGCTGGTGGTCTGCAACATGACGCCGGTGCCGCGCACCAATTACCTGCTGGGCGTGCCGCCGGGCGAGGGCGGCGGCTTCTGGCGCGAACTGATCAACACCGACGCGGCCGAGTTCGGCGGCGCCGGCTGGGGAAACCTCGGCGGCGTGGAGGCCGCGCCGGTGCGCTCGCACGGGCGCATGCAGTCGGTGTGCCTGACGCTGCCGCCGCTGTCCACCCTGATCCTGGAACAACGGCCGTCACCATGA
- the kdsA gene encoding 3-deoxy-8-phosphooctulonate synthase yields MTTVTITPNVHVRNDGPFVLFGGVNVLESKDLALRSAEEYVRVTGKLGIPYVFKGSFDKANRSSIHSYRGPGLDEGLKILQAVKDAFGVPVITDVHEIAQAAPVAEVVDVLQLPAFLARQTDLVVALAKTGRAINIKKPQFLSPPQMLNIVEKFKEAGNDRLILCDRGTCFGYDNLVVDMLGFGVMKKVTQNLPIIFDVTHALQQREAGAAASGGRREQVADLARAGMAVGLAGLFLEAHPDPAQAKCDGPSALPLDKLEPFLAQIKALDDLVKSFAPLNI; encoded by the coding sequence TTGACCACTGTCACCATCACCCCCAACGTCCACGTCCGCAACGACGGCCCCTTCGTGCTGTTCGGCGGCGTCAACGTCCTCGAGTCCAAAGACCTGGCCCTGCGCAGCGCCGAAGAGTACGTGCGCGTCACCGGCAAGCTGGGCATTCCCTATGTCTTCAAGGGCAGCTTCGACAAGGCCAACCGCTCGTCGATCCACTCGTACCGCGGCCCCGGCCTCGACGAGGGCCTGAAGATCCTCCAGGCCGTGAAGGACGCCTTCGGCGTTCCCGTGATCACCGACGTGCACGAAATCGCGCAGGCCGCGCCCGTGGCCGAGGTGGTCGACGTGCTGCAGCTGCCCGCCTTCCTCGCGCGCCAGACCGACCTGGTGGTGGCGCTGGCCAAGACGGGCCGCGCCATCAACATCAAGAAGCCGCAGTTCCTGAGCCCGCCGCAGATGCTCAACATCGTCGAGAAGTTCAAAGAAGCCGGCAACGACAGGCTGATCCTGTGCGACCGCGGCACCTGCTTCGGCTACGACAACCTGGTGGTGGACATGCTGGGCTTCGGCGTCATGAAGAAGGTCACGCAGAACCTGCCCATCATCTTCGACGTGACGCATGCGCTGCAGCAGCGCGAAGCCGGCGCCGCAGCGTCGGGCGGTCGCCGCGAACAGGTGGCCGACCTGGCGCGCGCGGGCATGGCGGTGGGGCTGGCGGGGCTGTTTCTCGAAGCGCATCCGGACCCGGCACAGGCCAAGTGCGACGGCCCGAGCGCATTGCCGCTGGACAAGCTGGAGCCGTTCCTTGCGCAGATCAAGGCGCTGGACGACCTGGTGAAGTCGTTCGCGCCGCTGAATATCTGA
- a CDS encoding S1C family serine protease produces the protein MGAREDEFLLDSYSATVTRVAHTASAAVAHIKVRKQPQRGNAGGQGSGSGFLFTPDGFAITNAHVVEGASELRAAFSDGTESPARLVGIDASTDVAVLRIESHTSAFLPLGSSAALQPGQLAVAVGNPLGFDFTVTAGIVSALGRSLPSRGGRMIEDVIQTDVALNPGNSGGPLLDSAAQVIGVNTAVIPSAQGLSFAVAIDTARWVAGELMRHGAVRRGKLGVQCAAMALPRRWVRENEWSVGTGLRVVEVVAGSAAARDGLRSGDILIGCDGTPLAQLSDLLKRLAGEGYGRPLLLKLLRPVAGTLTTLYLTVAPGG, from the coding sequence ATGGGCGCACGCGAAGACGAATTCCTGCTCGATTCCTACTCGGCCACCGTCACACGGGTGGCGCACACGGCCAGCGCGGCGGTCGCGCACATCAAGGTCCGAAAACAGCCCCAGCGCGGCAACGCGGGCGGCCAGGGCAGCGGCTCCGGCTTTCTCTTCACGCCGGACGGCTTCGCCATCACCAATGCCCATGTGGTCGAAGGCGCGAGCGAGCTGCGCGCAGCCTTTTCGGACGGCACCGAGAGCCCGGCGCGCCTGGTCGGCATCGACGCCTCGACCGACGTGGCGGTGCTGCGCATCGAGTCGCACACCAGCGCCTTCCTGCCGCTGGGCAGTTCCGCGGCGCTGCAGCCCGGCCAGCTGGCCGTGGCGGTCGGCAATCCGCTGGGTTTCGACTTCACCGTGACCGCCGGCATCGTGAGCGCGCTGGGCCGCAGCCTGCCTTCGCGCGGCGGCCGGATGATCGAGGACGTGATCCAGACCGACGTGGCGCTGAACCCCGGCAATTCGGGCGGACCGCTGCTCGACAGCGCCGCGCAGGTCATCGGCGTGAACACGGCGGTGATTCCGTCGGCCCAGGGCCTGAGCTTTGCGGTGGCCATCGACACCGCGCGCTGGGTGGCCGGGGAGCTGATGCGCCACGGCGCGGTGCGGCGCGGCAAGCTGGGCGTGCAGTGCGCGGCGATGGCCCTGCCCCGGCGCTGGGTGCGCGAAAACGAATGGTCCGTCGGCACCGGCCTGCGGGTGGTCGAGGTGGTGGCCGGCTCGGCGGCGGCGCGCGACGGGCTGCGCAGCGGCGACATCCTCATCGGCTGCGACGGAACGCCGCTGGCGCAGCTGTCTGACCTGCTCAAGCGCCTGGCCGGCGAAGGCTACGGACGGCCGCTGCTGCTGAAGCTGCTGCGCCCGGTGGCCGGCACGCTGACGACGCTTTACCTGACGGTGGCGCCGGGGGGTTGA
- a CDS encoding GspE/PulE family protein → MSSTEVTLPEQLLRALELQSHAPVARIGEALVSLGMVSDEQLREGLVRQRLEPQVPLGEMLVRMGVVSHGQLQTALVRKMGYPLVNLNLFPAAADALRKVGHGVARRLQVMPLMLHQGRLVVALDDPSSRHSALEEIEFIAQMKVTPVVGQCLDLDSVLGAAYEKIGEPSIGIFSTNVDPGRPLEFDLAGTSELLQTLEKEGPASAPPAEAPIEQSDNSLVRMINSMILEAHREGASDIHIESYPGQEKTRIRFRRDGLLYTYLELPPSYRNAIVARVKIMCDLDISEKRNPQDGKINFAKYSPQHRIELRVATIPTNNGLEDVVMRILASSKPIPMSELGLSPNNLAQLTKAVERPYGMVLCVGPTGSGKTTTLHSALMQINTPERKIWTAEDPVEITQPGLRQVQINPRIDWTFAKALRAFVRADPDVIMVGEIRDEETAKTAIEASLTGHLVLSTLHTNSAPETVTRLLDMGMDPFNFADSLLAVLAQRLVRRLCSRCTSSSPASSERIEELLDDYLHAFGTREDDAGRQRNAVRDVWLRRYGREGRLHAYTSVGCKHCGGTGFKGRVGIHELMVMSKTLRRLVQTGARAEELQLAALQEGMRTLRQDGIEKVLAGHTTVEEVRATSNV, encoded by the coding sequence ATGTCATCCACCGAAGTCACCTTGCCCGAGCAACTGCTGCGCGCACTCGAACTCCAGAGTCACGCGCCCGTCGCCCGAATCGGCGAAGCACTGGTTTCGCTGGGCATGGTCAGCGACGAGCAACTGCGCGAGGGCCTGGTCCGGCAGCGGCTCGAACCCCAGGTGCCGCTGGGCGAGATGCTGGTGCGCATGGGCGTGGTGAGCCACGGCCAGTTGCAGACCGCGCTGGTGCGCAAGATGGGTTATCCGCTGGTGAACCTGAATCTCTTTCCCGCGGCCGCCGATGCGCTGCGCAAGGTGGGCCACGGCGTGGCCCGGCGCCTGCAGGTCATGCCGCTGATGCTGCACCAGGGGCGGCTCGTCGTCGCGCTCGACGACCCGAGCAGCCGGCATTCGGCGCTCGAGGAGATCGAATTCATTGCGCAGATGAAGGTCACTCCGGTGGTGGGGCAATGCCTGGACCTCGACAGCGTGCTGGGCGCGGCCTACGAAAAAATCGGCGAGCCTTCCATCGGCATCTTCTCGACCAATGTGGACCCGGGGCGCCCGCTGGAGTTCGACCTGGCCGGCACCAGCGAACTGCTGCAGACCCTCGAGAAAGAAGGCCCTGCCTCCGCGCCCCCCGCCGAGGCACCCATCGAGCAGTCGGACAACTCGCTGGTGCGCATGATCAACAGCATGATCCTGGAGGCGCACCGCGAGGGCGCCTCGGACATCCACATCGAAAGCTACCCCGGCCAGGAAAAGACCCGCATCCGGTTTCGCCGCGACGGGCTGCTCTACACCTACCTGGAGCTACCGCCGAGCTATCGCAACGCGATCGTCGCGCGCGTGAAGATCATGTGCGACCTCGACATCAGCGAGAAGCGCAACCCGCAGGACGGCAAGATCAACTTCGCCAAGTACTCGCCGCAGCATCGCATCGAACTGCGCGTGGCGACCATCCCGACCAACAACGGCCTGGAAGACGTGGTGATGCGCATCCTGGCGTCCTCCAAGCCGATTCCGATGAGCGAGCTGGGCCTGTCGCCGAACAACCTCGCGCAGCTCACGAAGGCCGTCGAGCGGCCCTACGGCATGGTGTTGTGCGTCGGCCCCACCGGCTCGGGCAAGACCACCACGCTGCACTCGGCGCTGATGCAGATCAACACGCCAGAGCGAAAGATATGGACCGCGGAAGACCCGGTCGAAATCACCCAGCCCGGCCTGCGGCAGGTGCAGATCAATCCCCGCATCGACTGGACCTTCGCCAAGGCGCTGCGCGCCTTCGTGCGCGCGGACCCGGACGTCATCATGGTCGGCGAAATCCGCGACGAGGAAACCGCCAAGACCGCGATCGAGGCGTCGCTGACCGGCCACCTGGTGCTGTCGACCCTGCACACCAACAGCGCGCCCGAGACCGTGACGCGCCTGCTCGACATGGGCATGGACCCGTTCAACTTCGCGGACTCGCTGCTGGCGGTGCTGGCGCAGCGGCTGGTGCGTCGCCTGTGCAGCCGCTGCACCAGCAGCAGCCCGGCAAGCTCCGAGAGGATCGAGGAACTGCTGGACGACTACCTGCATGCCTTCGGCACCCGCGAGGACGACGCGGGCCGGCAGCGCAATGCGGTGCGCGACGTCTGGCTGCGCCGCTACGGGCGCGAGGGGCGGCTGCACGCCTACACCAGCGTCGGCTGCAAGCACTGCGGCGGCACGGGCTTCAAGGGGCGCGTGGGCATCCACGAACTCATGGTGATGTCCAAGACGCTGCGCCGCCTGGTGCAGACCGGCGCGCGCGCCGAAGAACTCCAGCTGGCGGCGCTGCAGGAGGGCATGCGCACGCTGCGCCAGGACGGCATCGAGAAAGTGCTGGCCGGACACACGACCGTGGAGGAAGTGCGCGCGACCAGCAATGTGTGA
- a CDS encoding HDOD domain-containing protein — MTLDELFANDESLPTVPRVVSDLIEMLRDDDVPFAAIAHRIELDQVLAAKVLQMVNSPFFGLPRKVSSIQGAILMLGLSAIRSFVVSSGLSGSFRKVEGVKLPEFWAHSLRVASVSRYLASKTRRVDPNLAFTAGSMHAIGHLIMAQAMPERMASLNATHPFDALGRAQLELVEFGYHYGDVSASLARRWEFAPELVNALSSFVTQAKAERPDALGGILHMAVWRVALERQGVDLSNLGALWPTQSAMAIGITEDIVQGMPAPRVLAADLESMIA, encoded by the coding sequence ATGACACTCGACGAACTCTTTGCCAATGACGAGTCGCTCCCTACCGTTCCCAGGGTGGTGTCCGACCTCATAGAGATGCTGCGCGACGACGACGTGCCCTTCGCGGCCATCGCCCACCGCATCGAGCTCGACCAGGTGCTTGCGGCCAAGGTGCTGCAGATGGTCAATTCGCCGTTCTTCGGGCTGCCGCGCAAGGTCTCGTCCATCCAGGGCGCGATCCTGATGCTCGGGCTCTCGGCCATCCGGTCGTTCGTGGTGAGCTCGGGCCTGTCGGGTTCGTTCCGGAAGGTGGAGGGCGTCAAGTTGCCGGAGTTCTGGGCCCACAGCCTGCGCGTGGCTTCGGTCTCCAGGTATCTGGCTTCCAAGACCCGGCGCGTCGATCCCAACCTGGCTTTCACCGCGGGCAGCATGCATGCCATCGGTCACCTGATCATGGCGCAGGCCATGCCGGAGCGCATGGCTTCATTGAACGCCACCCATCCCTTCGACGCACTGGGCCGTGCGCAGCTCGAGCTGGTCGAGTTCGGCTACCACTACGGCGACGTGAGCGCCTCGCTGGCGCGCCGCTGGGAATTCGCTCCCGAACTGGTCAACGCGCTTTCCAGCTTCGTGACCCAGGCCAAGGCGGAGCGCCCCGATGCGCTCGGCGGCATTCTTCACATGGCCGTGTGGCGCGTGGCGCTGGAGCGCCAGGGCGTGGACCTGAGCAACCTCGGCGCCCTCTGGCCCACCCAGTCGGCGATGGCCATCGGCATCACCGAGGACATCGTGCAGGGCATGCCGGCACCGCGCGTGCTGGCCGCGGACCTGGAGTCGATGATCGCCTGA